One Actinomycetota bacterium DNA segment encodes these proteins:
- a CDS encoding glycerol-3-phosphate acyltransferase has protein sequence MIAGIASLVIGYLLGSFLPAYFIGRAKGVDIRKIGSGNPGTMNTYHQLGLPAAVATASYDALKGLASMGVAYALHAPTPYIYLAGLFAVVGHLFPFYLGFRGGQGAAASVGMLLAALTVLLRNGWLPLIDLAFLTGLTLALAIVFRRGSVIGPVVLPLLAFFVFLNCPSTPLSWFVAALVVHITVVNIYLDYRDKPTVKLKPETTASLKHLRVLLRPAAISFPLLYLVYPRQVLLLLIGSVACLFILVDILRLSSSRLNLLVFRWLHKFFREKERATFSSATLFLASSFLVILLFDKALATLSIVFLVFGDLSAKFTGLEHGRWHLFGKTLDGTLAYVATALVFGYIWSLIVPVPFYLVVIGGVAAALAELLPLGVNDNFVIPLVSAAAMRAIQILL, from the coding sequence GTGATAGCCGGGATAGCCTCGTTAGTAATCGGGTACTTATTGGGTTCGTTCTTGCCCGCGTATTTTATCGGGCGGGCCAAAGGCGTTGACATTCGGAAAATCGGCTCCGGAAACCCTGGTACCATGAACACTTATCATCAGCTCGGTTTGCCCGCCGCGGTCGCGACCGCTTCCTATGACGCGCTTAAGGGCCTGGCTTCCATGGGCGTCGCCTACGCTCTCCACGCGCCGACCCCTTATATCTACCTCGCCGGCTTATTCGCTGTCGTCGGACACTTGTTTCCATTTTACCTGGGATTCAGGGGCGGGCAAGGCGCCGCGGCGTCGGTCGGGATGCTTCTGGCCGCCCTGACCGTGCTGCTGAGAAACGGGTGGCTGCCGCTGATCGATCTGGCTTTCTTGACCGGTCTGACACTTGCCCTCGCCATCGTTTTTCGGCGCGGCTCCGTCATCGGACCGGTCGTTCTGCCGCTACTGGCTTTCTTCGTCTTCCTGAATTGCCCCTCGACACCTTTAAGTTGGTTCGTCGCCGCCCTCGTCGTCCACATTACCGTTGTCAACATTTACCTTGACTACCGCGACAAGCCGACGGTCAAATTGAAACCGGAGACAACGGCGTCGCTCAAACACCTTCGCGTCTTGCTGCGGCCGGCCGCAATCTCGTTCCCGCTGCTCTACTTGGTCTATCCCCGACAAGTCCTGCTCCTGCTGATCGGCTCTGTGGCGTGCTTGTTTATTCTTGTCGATATTCTCAGGTTGAGTTCGTCCCGCTTGAACTTGCTCGTTTTCAGGTGGCTTCATAAGTTTTTCCGGGAAAAAGAGCGGGCGACCTTCTCCAGCGCCACCTTGTTTCTGGCTTCTTCTTTCCTGGTCATTCTCCTGTTCGACAAAGCGCTGGCCACATTGTCCATAGTTTTTTTGGTTTTCGGCGATCTGTCAGCTAAGTTTACGGGGCTGGAGCACGGGCGCTGGCACCTCTTCGGAAAGACCCTGGACGGCACATTGGCGTATGTGGCGACCGCCCTGGTGTTTGGATATATCTGGTCGCTAATCGTTCCCGTCCCGTTCTACCTTGTCGTCATCGGCGGCGTGGCCGCCGCGCTGGCCGAATTGCTGCCCCTTGGCGTAAATGACAACTTCGTGATTCCCCTGGTCAGCGCGGCCGCGATGCGCGCGATCCAGATTCTGCTATAA
- a CDS encoding inositol monophosphatase family protein yields MNPVDCAAAVAREAGGLLMTYTAETKDVRKKGAVNLVTAADIASQELIIARLKAAFPEHGVLAEEDVAGVRPQTGHGVRPQNQDFGKGPDPKPDPKPNEYLWIIDPLDGTTNYSHGYPVFGVSIALAVNGRITVGVVFNPNSGELFAAEEGHGATLNGLSIHVSKTAEVNDALIATGVPYWIREKPEGIMAKFKAFSVRAQGVRRAGAASLDMCEVACGRADGFWEEGLAPWDTAAGSLIVEEAGGRLSNLTGGVFDIYEPEVLASNGLVHMEMLEILRHARHERI; encoded by the coding sequence ATGAATCCAGTCGATTGCGCCGCGGCGGTCGCCAGGGAAGCCGGAGGGCTTCTCATGACCTATACGGCGGAAACAAAGGACGTTCGCAAGAAGGGCGCCGTCAACCTGGTGACGGCGGCCGATATCGCCTCGCAAGAGTTGATTATAGCGAGGTTGAAAGCCGCGTTCCCCGAACACGGCGTCCTCGCCGAGGAAGATGTTGCTGGGGTCAGGCCCCAAACCGGACATGGGGTCAGGCCCCAAAACCAGGACTTCGGTAAGGGGCCTGACCCCAAGCCTGACCCCAAGCCAAACGAGTACCTGTGGATCATCGACCCTTTGGACGGCACGACCAACTACTCACACGGGTACCCGGTATTCGGCGTGTCAATCGCTTTGGCCGTGAACGGCCGCATAACGGTTGGCGTGGTCTTCAACCCGAATTCAGGGGAATTGTTCGCCGCGGAAGAGGGACACGGCGCGACATTGAACGGCTTGTCCATTCACGTCTCAAAAACCGCCGAGGTGAACGACGCGTTAATAGCTACCGGCGTGCCATACTGGATTCGCGAGAAACCGGAGGGCATTATGGCCAAGTTCAAGGCTTTCTCGGTTCGCGCTCAGGGTGTCCGCCGGGCCGGCGCGGCCTCACTGGATATGTGCGAGGTCGCCTGCGGGCGCGCCGACGGCTTTTGGGAAGAAGGCCTGGCGCCCTGGGACACCGCGGCCGGTTCCTTGATCGTCGAAGAGGCCGGAGGCCGCCTATCCAACCTTACCGGTGGCGTCTTCGATATCTACGAACCCGAGGTTTTAGCCAGTAACGGCCTGGTCCATATGGAAATGCTGGAAATCCTCCGTCACGCCAGACACGAACGAATATAA
- a CDS encoding DUF2007 domain-containing protein yields MARDTEDTVSVFTAKDIVEAQMIQGVLEESGIKVLMHPYQDDNFPFSGGPFAAGTWGEINVLEADEEKALEIIEDYLKKLK; encoded by the coding sequence TTGGCTAGAGATACGGAAGATACCGTCAGCGTTTTTACCGCCAAAGACATCGTGGAGGCTCAAATGATTCAGGGCGTCTTGGAGGAAAGCGGGATAAAGGTCCTGATGCATCCTTACCAGGACGATAACTTCCCCTTTAGCGGCGGGCCGTTTGCGGCCGGCACTTGGGGAGAAATCAACGTGTTGGAGGCCGACGAGGAGAAAGCCCTTGAGATAATCGAAGATTATCTCAAGAAGCTTAAATAG
- a CDS encoding tautomerase family protein: MPLIRIDMWEGRDPATKEAIVKRVTTAVAEELGISEKHVWVILDEQPKVNWGIGGTMGPDLNTKD, from the coding sequence ATGCCGTTAATCAGAATCGATATGTGGGAAGGCCGAGATCCGGCCACCAAAGAAGCCATCGTCAAAAGAGTGACCACCGCCGTCGCCGAGGAACTCGGCATCTCTGAGAAGCATGTTTGGGTGATACTGGACGAGCAGCCCAAAGTCAACTGGGGCATCGGCGGCACAATGGGTCCCGATCTCAACACGAAGGATTAG
- a CDS encoding formate--tetrahydrofolate ligase, which translates to MADVKTDLEIAQAAKMLPITEIASKMGLGDDDIEMYGKYKAKIALGVMDRLKDRPNGKYIDVTAITPTPLGEGKTVTTVGLGQALNRIGKKCITAIRQPSLGPVFGIKGGAAGGGYAQCVPMEDFNLHFTGDVHAVGLAHNLCAAFMDNSIVKGNKLNIDPLSILWPRVVDVSDRSLRHIVIGLGGKENGLPREAAFDITVASEVMAILALASDLKDLRARLGRIVVAFTYDGQPVTAEDLQVAGSMAVLLRDAIKPNLIQDLEGNPVMVHAGPFANIAQGNNSIIEDRIALKLADYVVTESGFGADMGAEKFMNIKCRYSGLTPDAVVIVATVRALKMHSGRFTVVAGRPLDPELVKENLEALAEGGANLVKHIENMKSFGVPVVVAVNRFTYDSDKEIALVRDMALAAGADDAVPSEVWANGGAGGEELAKAVAAAAEKPSDFKFTYATDAPIKDKIEAVAMKIYGADGVDYSPVAEKKIKLYTDLGYTNVPVCMAKTHLSISHDQTVKGRPSNFRLPIRDVRAAMGAGFLYPLCGEMRTMPGLPSVPAGTKIDLDDDGKVIGLF; encoded by the coding sequence ATGGCTGATGTAAAGACAGACCTGGAAATCGCCCAAGCGGCGAAGATGCTGCCGATTACCGAGATCGCCTCGAAAATGGGCCTCGGGGACGACGACATCGAGATGTACGGCAAGTACAAGGCGAAGATAGCTCTGGGAGTAATGGACCGGTTGAAAGACCGGCCCAACGGCAAATATATTGACGTTACGGCGATTACGCCGACGCCGCTGGGCGAAGGCAAAACGGTTACGACGGTCGGATTAGGCCAGGCTCTTAACCGCATCGGCAAAAAGTGTATTACCGCCATCAGGCAGCCTTCATTGGGACCGGTTTTCGGCATCAAGGGCGGCGCGGCCGGCGGGGGGTACGCTCAGTGTGTTCCGATGGAAGACTTCAACCTTCACTTCACCGGTGACGTTCACGCCGTCGGGCTGGCGCATAATCTCTGCGCCGCGTTTATGGATAACAGCATCGTCAAGGGCAACAAACTCAATATCGATCCTCTGAGCATCCTCTGGCCGCGCGTGGTCGATGTTTCGGACCGTTCGCTTCGCCACATCGTCATCGGTCTCGGCGGCAAAGAGAACGGCCTGCCCCGCGAAGCCGCGTTCGATATAACAGTAGCCTCAGAGGTTATGGCTATTTTGGCCCTGGCCAGTGACTTGAAAGACCTGCGTGCCCGTCTGGGCCGGATCGTCGTCGCCTTCACTTACGACGGCCAGCCGGTGACCGCGGAGGACTTGCAAGTGGCCGGTTCCATGGCTGTTCTTTTACGCGACGCGATCAAACCGAACCTTATCCAGGATTTGGAAGGGAATCCGGTCATGGTCCACGCCGGGCCGTTCGCCAACATCGCCCAGGGCAACAACTCGATCATCGAGGACCGTATCGCCCTTAAGCTGGCCGACTACGTCGTTACCGAAAGCGGTTTCGGAGCGGACATGGGCGCGGAGAAGTTCATGAACATCAAGTGCCGGTATTCCGGCTTGACGCCGGACGCGGTCGTCATCGTGGCGACGGTCAGAGCGCTTAAAATGCACAGCGGCCGTTTCACCGTCGTCGCCGGCCGGCCGTTGGATCCGGAACTGGTCAAGGAAAACCTGGAGGCATTGGCCGAGGGCGGCGCCAACCTGGTCAAACATATTGAAAACATGAAATCTTTCGGCGTTCCGGTCGTGGTCGCGGTCAACCGGTTTACCTATGACTCAGACAAGGAGATCGCGCTGGTCCGCGACATGGCCTTAGCGGCCGGGGCGGACGACGCGGTGCCGAGCGAGGTCTGGGCCAACGGCGGCGCGGGCGGCGAGGAACTCGCCAAGGCTGTTGCTGCCGCGGCCGAGAAACCGTCCGATTTTAAATTTACCTACGCGACGGACGCTCCCATCAAGGATAAAATCGAGGCGGTCGCCATGAAGATCTACGGCGCCGACGGTGTCGATTATTCCCCGGTAGCTGAGAAGAAGATCAAGCTTTATACCGATCTCGGGTATACAAATGTGCCCGTATGTATGGCTAAAACGCATTTGTCGATTTCGCACGACCAGACGGTCAAAGGGCGGCCCAGCAATTTCCGTCTGCCCATCAGGGACGTCCGGGCAGCGATGGGCGCCGGGTTCCTTTATCCGCTTTGCGGCGAGATGAGGACCATGCCCGGCCTTCCATCGGTACCGGCCGGAACAAAGATTGATCTCGACGACGACGGGAAAGTGATCGGTCTCTTTTAA
- a CDS encoding ASKHA domain-containing protein: MKKHRVTFYPDNRIAEVAAGETVLDAAMAADVHITATCGGDGTCGKCRIIVDAGDIVTKQTPKISEEDAAKGYVLACLTSVESDLKILVPPETRLGIVPEEAEEGITYGRMMSAEEEAESLDDVRLDPPVAKVFVEMNPPSLDDNSSDLSRLSRALNRAGVEGRTIAEPPALAELAEVIRAGKWKTTATVRHGLCEALITAVEPGDTSASSLALAIDVGTTTVVSKLLDLNTKEAVAESSAYNRQISAGEDVISRIVFSQKKGGLARLQELVADTINETIKRLLAATGRKASDIAAVYTAGNTIMEHLLLGLNPKYLREEPYIPTATEFSWLPASSLGIDLGPHAYLHPLPCVASYLGADVVAGVVAAGIPTSDKLSLYIDVGTNGEMVLGNREFLASCSCSAGPAFEGGGVRFGMRATTGAIEEVRIDSSTYEPMIKTIGEGRPLGICGSGLIDTMAELFLAGVVDAKGKINVDLKTDRTRVGKQGPEYVLAKAAGDGAEQDIVITEGDLDNLMRAKAAVFAAIEILLDSVSVSLNDIDAFFIAGSFGKHLDAAKAVTIGLLPDLPEEKFVFIGNGSLWGAHMSAVSRAKQQEIMETAARMTYIDLSTNNKFMDGYVAALFLPHTNKGLFPSVASKMGG, from the coding sequence GTGAAAAAACATAGGGTAACGTTCTATCCGGATAACCGCATCGCCGAGGTTGCCGCCGGCGAAACCGTTCTTGACGCAGCCATGGCGGCTGACGTGCATATAACGGCGACCTGCGGCGGGGACGGGACGTGCGGGAAATGCCGGATAATCGTCGACGCCGGCGATATAGTCACCAAGCAAACCCCGAAGATAAGCGAGGAAGACGCCGCCAAGGGTTATGTCCTCGCCTGTCTGACGAGCGTTGAATCCGATCTTAAAATCCTGGTGCCCCCGGAAACGCGGTTAGGCATTGTGCCTGAAGAAGCGGAAGAAGGGATTACCTACGGCCGCATGATGAGCGCCGAGGAAGAAGCCGAGAGTCTGGACGACGTCCGGCTTGATCCGCCGGTGGCCAAGGTGTTCGTAGAGATGAATCCGCCGTCGCTGGACGACAACTCGAGCGATCTATCCCGTCTAAGCCGGGCGCTCAACCGCGCCGGAGTCGAGGGGCGCACGATCGCCGAACCGCCCGCCCTGGCTGAATTGGCCGAGGTTATCCGTGCCGGCAAATGGAAGACCACGGCGACCGTCAGGCACGGTTTATGCGAAGCTTTGATTACCGCGGTCGAACCCGGCGATACAAGCGCTTCCAGTCTGGCGCTGGCGATCGATGTGGGTACGACAACGGTCGTGTCAAAACTACTCGATTTGAACACGAAAGAGGCGGTTGCGGAGAGTTCGGCTTACAACCGGCAGATTTCCGCCGGTGAGGACGTCATCTCCCGCATTGTGTTTTCACAGAAGAAGGGCGGCCTGGCCAGATTACAGGAGCTCGTTGCGGATACCATCAACGAAACGATAAAACGCCTTTTGGCCGCGACGGGGCGCAAAGCGTCGGACATAGCCGCCGTTTATACCGCTGGTAACACGATCATGGAACATCTTCTGCTTGGCTTGAATCCAAAATATCTCCGGGAAGAACCGTACATCCCGACGGCGACCGAGTTTTCATGGCTGCCGGCAAGTTCGCTCGGTATCGACCTGGGTCCTCACGCATATCTGCATCCGTTACCCTGCGTCGCCTCCTACCTGGGGGCGGACGTCGTAGCCGGCGTCGTCGCGGCGGGAATCCCGACATCCGACAAGCTATCCTTGTACATCGATGTCGGCACGAACGGAGAGATGGTCCTGGGCAACAGGGAGTTTCTGGCCTCATGCTCATGCTCGGCCGGCCCGGCTTTCGAAGGCGGCGGCGTCAGATTCGGGATGCGGGCGACAACCGGCGCCATCGAGGAGGTGCGCATCGATTCCTCCACCTACGAACCGATGATTAAAACCATTGGCGAGGGGCGTCCGCTTGGCATCTGCGGAAGCGGTTTGATAGACACTATGGCCGAGCTGTTCCTGGCGGGCGTGGTGGACGCCAAGGGAAAAATAAACGTCGACCTGAAGACCGACCGGACGCGCGTCGGGAAGCAAGGGCCGGAATATGTTTTGGCCAAAGCGGCCGGTGACGGCGCCGAACAAGATATCGTCATCACGGAAGGCGATCTGGACAACCTGATGAGGGCCAAAGCGGCCGTCTTCGCCGCCATCGAGATTCTGTTGGACAGCGTGTCCGTCTCGCTAAACGATATCGACGCATTTTTTATCGCCGGCTCGTTCGGCAAACACCTGGACGCCGCCAAAGCCGTCACCATCGGCCTCCTGCCGGACTTGCCCGAAGAGAAGTTTGTCTTTATCGGCAACGGCAGCCTCTGGGGCGCGCACATGTCGGCGGTTTCCCGGGCTAAGCAACAGGAGATCATGGAGACAGCAGCCAGGATGACTTATATCGACCTTTCAACCAACAATAAATTTATGGACGGATATGTCGCCGCCCTGTTTCTGCCGCATACCAACAAGGGGCTCTTCCCGTCGGTCGCGTCTAAGATGGGCGGGTAA
- a CDS encoding AAA family ATPase, with protein sequence MGVRIAVSGKGGTGKTTLAGLMIVSLIRQGKKPVLAIDADANATLHEALGVTPAGSIGELREDTRRNIAAIPTGIPKETFIEYRVQEAVTEGEGFDLLVMGRPEGSGCYCYVNSVLRKYVDVLADNYPYVIMDNEAGLEHLSRRTSKGADTLLVCSDPTIRGILTASRVRDLAREEDMNVGKIYLVIGRLPAGTKPDSLNPVLIEAMKEQDLALIGVVPYDEQIAELDITGGSFFDLPADSLALEAAANIIKEVS encoded by the coding sequence ATGGGAGTTCGCATCGCGGTTAGCGGTAAGGGCGGCACCGGCAAGACGACTCTGGCGGGGCTGATGATTGTCTCGCTGATAAGACAGGGCAAGAAGCCTGTGCTGGCAATCGACGCCGACGCCAACGCGACTTTGCACGAGGCTTTGGGTGTTACGCCGGCCGGCTCGATCGGCGAGCTTCGCGAAGATACGCGGCGAAACATAGCGGCCATCCCGACCGGCATTCCGAAAGAGACGTTTATCGAATATCGCGTACAAGAGGCGGTTACAGAAGGCGAAGGATTTGATTTGCTGGTCATGGGTCGTCCCGAGGGCAGCGGGTGTTACTGCTATGTCAATTCGGTCTTGAGAAAATACGTGGACGTACTCGCCGACAACTATCCATATGTCATAATGGATAATGAAGCTGGTTTAGAGCATTTGTCCCGTCGCACAAGCAAGGGCGCGGACACGCTTTTGGTTTGCTCCGACCCGACCATAAGAGGCATCTTAACCGCTTCCCGCGTGCGCGATCTGGCGCGTGAAGAGGACATGAACGTCGGCAAGATATACCTGGTCATCGGCCGTTTGCCGGCCGGCACCAAACCCGACAGTCTGAACCCTGTCCTTATTGAGGCTATGAAAGAACAGGATTTGGCGCTGATCGGTGTAGTACCGTACGACGAGCAAATCGCGGAACTGGACATCACCGGCGGTTCGTTCTTCGACCTGCCGGCGGATTCGCTCGCTTTAGAAGCGGCTGCAAACATTATCAAGGAGGTTTCATGA
- the folD gene encoding bifunctional methylenetetrahydrofolate dehydrogenase/methenyltetrahydrofolate cyclohydrolase FolD translates to MTTVIDGRKISADIRSEVAEGVAQLKKETGVTAGLAVIIVGEDPGSQIYVRNKEKACEETGIYSEKHELPADVSEEELITLVNRLNDDPNIHGLLVQLPLPKHIDEDRVIDTISVKKDVDGFTPVNVGNMLIGKDCFLPCTPHGIIILLQRVGIDISGKDAVIVGRSNIVGKPAAILLMQNNATVTICHSRTKDLATHTGRADILVVGIGQPKMITADMVKEGAAVIDAGINRDAEGKVVGDVDYDGVFGKVGAITPVPGGVGMMTVAMLMYNTLEAARKAAASS, encoded by the coding sequence ATGACCACGGTAATCGACGGCAGAAAGATTTCGGCTGACATCCGGTCGGAAGTGGCGGAAGGTGTCGCCCAACTTAAAAAAGAAACAGGAGTCACCGCGGGGCTGGCGGTCATCATTGTCGGCGAGGACCCGGGCAGCCAGATATATGTCAGAAACAAAGAGAAGGCATGTGAAGAGACGGGCATCTACTCGGAGAAACACGAGCTCCCGGCCGATGTCTCCGAGGAAGAGCTAATCACGCTGGTCAACCGGCTTAACGACGACCCAAACATCCACGGCCTGCTGGTGCAGCTGCCGCTGCCGAAACACATAGACGAGGATCGCGTCATCGACACCATTTCCGTTAAGAAAGACGTAGACGGATTTACGCCGGTCAACGTGGGTAACATGCTTATCGGGAAGGATTGTTTCCTGCCCTGCACTCCGCACGGCATCATCATTCTTCTGCAGCGCGTCGGGATTGATATCTCGGGCAAGGACGCGGTCATCGTCGGCCGGAGCAATATAGTCGGCAAACCCGCCGCCATCCTGCTCATGCAGAACAACGCGACGGTCACGATTTGCCATAGCCGGACGAAAGACCTGGCCACGCATACCGGCCGGGCGGATATTCTGGTTGTTGGCATCGGTCAACCCAAGATGATAACGGCCGATATGGTCAAGGAAGGAGCCGCGGTAATCGACGCCGGCATAAACCGGGACGCCGAGGGCAAAGTCGTCGGCGATGTCGATTACGACGGAGTCTTTGGCAAGGTAGGCGCCATCACCCCGGTGCCGGGCGGCGTCGGCATGATGACCGTGGCCATGCTGATGTATAACACTCTCGAAGCCGCCCGCAAGGCGGCCGCGAGTAGTTAG
- a CDS encoding acetyl-CoA decarbonylase/synthase complex subunit delta, translating to MEVKETYNGKIREAVIGPDGAQVIVGGETGLPMYLFEGEAPHAPVIALEVYDAKPEDWPEAAIKPYADVMDDPVKWAVKCQDEYKADMICLQLASTNPSAENKTGDEIAPVVKAVADAIKIPLIVYGTANADKDAEVMPKAAEACQGKKALIGPIEEENYKTVAAAALGFDHLGAPHSPIDVNMAKQLNILCTQFGLAPERIIIDPTTGALGYGLEYVYSIMERLRIAALTQSDSMTQMPIINQIGREVWKTKEVKTPEADEPAWGDAETRGILWEALTAVALIMAGSNILVMRHPRAVELTRQFLAIMAGTVN from the coding sequence ATGGAAGTGAAAGAAACCTATAACGGAAAAATAAGAGAGGCTGTCATCGGTCCGGACGGCGCCCAGGTAATTGTTGGCGGCGAAACGGGATTGCCGATGTATCTGTTTGAAGGAGAGGCGCCGCACGCCCCGGTTATCGCGCTCGAAGTTTACGACGCCAAGCCGGAAGACTGGCCGGAAGCGGCCATCAAGCCTTACGCCGACGTCATGGACGACCCTGTTAAGTGGGCGGTCAAATGCCAGGACGAATATAAAGCCGACATGATCTGTCTGCAGCTGGCGTCGACCAACCCGTCGGCCGAGAACAAGACCGGCGATGAGATCGCGCCTGTCGTCAAGGCGGTCGCCGACGCGATCAAGATTCCCCTGATCGTCTACGGCACGGCCAACGCTGACAAAGACGCCGAGGTCATGCCGAAAGCAGCCGAGGCCTGCCAGGGCAAGAAGGCCTTAATCGGCCCGATCGAGGAAGAAAATTATAAGACGGTCGCCGCCGCCGCCCTCGGGTTCGACCACCTGGGCGCGCCGCACTCGCCGATTGACGTAAACATGGCCAAGCAGCTGAACATATTATGCACCCAGTTCGGACTGGCGCCGGAGCGGATAATCATCGATCCGACGACCGGCGCGCTGGGCTACGGTCTGGAATATGTCTATTCCATCATGGAACGTTTGCGCATCGCGGCGCTGACGCAGAGCGACTCGATGACGCAGATGCCGATAATCAATCAAATCGGCCGGGAAGTCTGGAAGACGAAAGAAGTCAAAACCCCGGAGGCGGACGAGCCCGCCTGGGGCGACGCCGAAACGCGCGGCATCCTATGGGAAGCGCTGACGGCGGTCGCTCTGATTATGGCCGGCTCGAATATCCTGGTTATGCGTCATCCGCGGGCGGTCGAGCTGACACGGCAGTTCCTGGCAATTATGGCCGGAACCGTCAATTAG